From Rhododendron vialii isolate Sample 1 chromosome 10a, ASM3025357v1, the proteins below share one genomic window:
- the LOC131304472 gene encoding uncharacterized oxidoreductase At4g09670-like, with amino-acid sequence MSGKPVRFGILGCANIARKVSRAINLAPNAALLAIGSRSIDTATRFASENGFPASVRVYGSYEAVLDDPDVDAVYVPLPTSLHLKWAVSAADKKKHLLLEKPVALDASELDVILKACEHNGVQYMDSTMWMHHPRTAQMKDFLSDPQRFGQLKSVHSIFCYNPGPDFLVNDIRIKPDLDALGSLGDAGWYCLRAILWAADYCLPEKVTALPNTEFNKSGVIISCGASLSWGDEKIATFYCSFLTNLTMDITCAGTNGYLRLHDFVIPFQENVVSFYDVSSSRFATLALGIEPIPSEHKVATDLPQEALMVREFARLVASIGENGTEPEKKWAIISRKTQLVVDAVKASIDRGFEPVGVGS; translated from the exons ATGTCCGGAAAACCAGTTCGATTCGGAATCCTGGGCTGCGCTAACATAGCGCGCAAGGTGTCTCGGGCCATCAACCTCGCCCCGAACGCCGCCCTCCTCGCCATCGGCAGCCGCTCGATAGACACGGCCACGAGGTTCGCCTCTGAGAACGGCTTCCCGGCTTCCGTCAGGGTCTACGGAAGCTACGAAGCCGTGCTCGACGACCCCGACGTGGACGCCGTCTACGTGCCCCTCCCCACGAGCCTGCACCTCAAGTGGGCCGTTTCGGCCGCCGACAAGAAGAAGCACCTCCTGCTAGAAAAGCCGGTGGCGCTCGATGCGTCGGAGCTGGATGTGATTCTCAAGGCGTGTGAACACAATGGCGTGCAGTACATGGACTCTACCATGTGGATGCACCATCCCAGGACGGCTCAGATGAAGGACTTCCTGTCCGATCCGCAGCGCTTTGGCCAACTCAAATCG GTCCACAGCATCTTCTGCTACAACCCTGGCCCTGACTTCCTCGTCAACGACATCCGTATCAAGCCGGATCTTGATGCTCTCGGCTCCCTTGGGGATGCCGGATGGTACTGCCTCCGGGCGATTCTCTGGGCAGCCGACTACTGCCTGCCCGAAAAAGTAACAGCTTTGCCCAACACCGAATTCAACAAATCAGGGGTGATCATATCCTGCGGCGCTTCCTTGAGTTGGGGCGACGAGAAAATCGCAACCTTCTACTGCTCTTTCCTCACCAACTTAACCATGGACATAACTTGTGCTGGAACCAATGGGTATTTGCGCCTCCACGACTTTGTTATACCGTTTCAGGAAAACGTTGTGTCGTTTTATGATGTTTCTAGTTCCAGATTTGCGACACTTGCCCTAGGGATTGAACCAATTCCGAGTGAGCATAAGGTCGCTACCGATCTTCCCCAGGAAGCTCTTATGGTGAGGGAGTTTGCACGTTTGGTCGCGAGTATTGGAGAAAATGGTACAGAACCTGAGAAGAAATGGGCAATTATTAGTAGGAAGACGCAACTCGTTGTGGACGCAGTGAAGGCGTCGATCGACAGGGGTTTTGAGCCCGTTGGGGTTGGGAGTTAG